Proteins encoded in a region of the Salvia miltiorrhiza cultivar Shanhuang (shh) unplaced genomic scaffold, IMPLAD_Smil_shh original_scaffold_180_2, whole genome shotgun sequence genome:
- the LOC131003255 gene encoding iridoid oxidase-like yields the protein MEYEIAGIVVALLLWAAWAVSTERRHRRLPPGPRPWPVVGNMLQLARSASAPHQSFAELAGKHGAVMTLWLGSMTTVVVSSAEAARAMFKHHDAALAGRKIYESMKGDVGNEGSLITAQYGPHWRTLRRLCTAEFFAAGPLDAMRGVRARCVAQMLHYVREAAAADDGAGTDVGRFFFLMAFNLIGNLMFSKDLLDPASERGAEFFYHAGKTMEFAGKPNMADYFPALRWADPQRIRRRTQFHVKQAFNVAGEFLRERMRERDEDVEKKKDYLDVLLEYKGDGVEGPAVFSSTIINVIVFEMFTAGTDTTTSTLEWAMAELLRNPDALRKVQAELRGVIGAGEKVEEEKLEELPYLKSVIKETLRLHPPLPFLVPHKAMESCEMLGFHIPKETQILVNVWAIGRDPKRWKDPQEFKPERFMDGDTAADYKGHHFEFIPFGSGRRMCPAVPLAARVLPLALGSVLHSFDWVLGGGMKAAEMDMRERMGITLRKAVPLRAIPIPYHQAHF from the exons ATGGAGTACGAGATTGCGGGAATTGTAGTAGCCCTGCTGCTGTGGGCAGCATGGGCGGTGTCGACCGAGCGGCGCCACCGCCGGCTGCCGCCAGGGCCGAGGCCGTGGCCGGTGGTGGGAAACATGCTTCAGCTGGCGAGGAGCGCGTCGGCCCCCCACCAATCATTCGCCGAATTGGCCGGAAAGCACGGCGCCGTGATGACCCTCTGGCTGGGCTCCATGACGACGGTGGTCGTCTCCTCCGCCGAGGCGGCGCGCGCCATGTTCAAGCACCACGACGCGGCCTTGGCGGGGCGGAAGATCTACGAGTCCATGAAGGGCGACGTCGGCAACGAGGGCTCGCTCATCACCGCCCAGTACGGCCCCCACTGGCGGACGCTCCGCCGCCTCTGCACGGCCGAGTTCTTCGCCGCCGGCCCCCTCGACGCCATGCGCGGTGTCCGGGCCAGGTGCGTGGCCCAGATGCTGCACTACGTGAGGGAGGCCGCCGCCGCGGACGACGGCGCCGGCACCGACGTCGGTCGGTTTTTCTTCTTGATGGCGTTCAACCTCATCGGAAACCTGATGTTCTCGAAGGATCTGTTGGATCCGGCGTCGGAGAGAGGGGCGGAATTCTTCTACCACGCCGGGAAGACGATGGAGTTCGCCGGGAAGCCGAATATGGCGGATTACTTTCCGGCGCTGAGGTGGGCCGACCCACAGAGGATAAGGAGGCGGACGCAGTTTCATGTGAAACAGGCGTTCAACGTCGCCGGAGAATTCTTgagagagaggatgagagagagagatgaagatgtggagaagaagaaagattACTTGGATGTGCTTTTGGAATACAAAGGTGACGGCGTCGAAGGGCCCGCCGTCTTCTCTTCAACCATCATCAACGTCATCGTCTTT GAGATGTTCACGGCGGGGACCGACACCACCACCAGCACACTAGAGTGGGCAATGGCGGAGCTCCTCCGCAACCCCGACGCCCTCCGGAAAGTCCAGGCGGAGCTCCGAGGCGTGATCGGGGCAGGGGAAAAGGTGGAAGAGGAGAAGCTAGAGGAGCTGCCATACCTGAAATCCGTGATCAAAGAAACCCTAAGATTGCATCCGCCGCTGCCATTCCTAGTCCCCCACAAAGCCATGGAGTCCTGCGAAATGCTAGGGTTTCACATTCCCAAAGAAACACAGATCCTTGTGAACGTGTGGGCCATCGGGAGAGACCCCAAGAGGTGGAAGGATCCGCAGGAATTTAAGCCGGAGAGGTTCATGGACGGCGACACGGCGGCGGACTACAAGGGCCACCACTTCGAGTTCATACCGTTCGGGTCGGGGCGGCGGATGTGCCCGGCGGTGCCGCTGGCGGCGCGGGTGCTGCCGCTGGCATTGGGATCGGTTCTGCACTCGTTTGATTGGGTTTTGGGCGGCGGAATGAAGGCGGCGGAGATGGATATGAGAGAGAGGATGGGAATTACGCTCAGGAAAGCTGTGCCCTTGAGGGCTATACCCATTCCATATCATCAAGCTCATTTCTAA
- the LOC131003256 gene encoding iridoid oxidase-like, translating to MAWLASLTWFTISFLVALLFWFKLKNRSSKLRLPPGPPGWPIIGNIFDLGTQPHRDFHILQSRYGPVLWLKLGNLNTVVVQSAAAAAELFKRNDLAFADRKTPDSMTACDYINGSLAQAPYNEYWRILRRLSSSELMVQKRINSSAQQRKKCIDKMIQWIREDASEFGEIQLDRYLLIMSFNLVSNFMLTRDIMDFKSEMGNEFLEAMHNFISWQGKPNVVDAFEFLKWLDPQGIRRRTKTHLEQLLKMVSVVVKERIQERNLQKGNGTRDFLDALLDYEGDGKGSVEKLSEKNINIIILEMFFGGTETTSNTTVWAMAELLRSPDSMRKLKAEIDRVVGPSRAVEEDDLNELTYLQAVAEETMRLHPPLPMLLPRKAREDTKFMGYNIPKDTTLIVNAWAIHRDPDSWDDPLSFKPERFLNSSIDHKGQHYEMIPFGSGRRSCVGMLMGERMVSLTLARLIQSFDWELPANISPETLDMREMTGLSLRMITPLKAVPRERGA from the exons ATGGCGTGGCTTGCTTCACTAACCTGGTTCACTATCTCTTTCTTGGTAGCTCTTTTGTTCTGGTTCAAACTCAAGAACCGTTCCTCCAAACTACGACTGCCACCGGGACCGCCCGGATGGCCCATCATCGGCAACATTTTCGATCTTGGAACACAGCCACACCGCGATTTCCACATACTTCAATCGAGGTATGGACCTGTTCTTTGGCTGAAACTTGGCAATCTCAACACTGTAGTTGTACAGTCTGCTGCTGCAGCTGCTGAGCTTTTCAAGAGAAACGACCTCGCTTTCGCTGACAGGAAAACTCCTGATTCAATGACGGCTTGTGATTACATCAACGGATCGTTGGCCCAAGCTCCCTATAATGAGTACTGGCGTATCTTACGTCGCCTCTCTTCATCTGAGCTCATGGTTCAGAAAAGAATAAACTCTTCTGCACAACAAAGGAAGAAATGCATTGACAAAATGATCCAGTGGATAAGGGAGGATGCATCCGAATTCGGTGAGATCCAACTCGATAGGTACCTGCTGATCATGAGCTTTAACCTAGTTAGCAATTTCATGCTCACAAGAGACATAATGGACTTCAAGTCCGAGATGGGAAACGAGTTTTTGGAGGCCATGCACAACTTCATTTCCTGGCAGGGGAAGCCTAATGTGGTAGACGCATTTGAATTCTTGAAATGGCTCGATCCTCAGGGAATCAGGAGACGCACAAAGACGCACCTGGAACAGCTGTTGAAGATGGTTTCAGTTGTTGTGAAGGAAAGAATTCAGGAGAGGAACTTGCAGAAAGGAAACGGAACAAGGGATTTCCTTGATGCATTACTTGATTATGAAGGTGATGGCAAAGGATCAGTTGAGAAGCTGTCAGAGAAGAATATAAACATCATAATCCTG GAAATGTTCTTCGGTGGAACAGAGACTACAAGCAATACCACTGTCTGGGCAATGGCAGAGCTATTACGTAGTCCTGATTCCATGAGGAAGCTCAAAGCAGAGATTGATCGGGTCGTTGGTCCCTCAAGAGCTGTTGAAGAGGATGACCTAAATGAACTGACATACTTACAAGCAGTGGCTGAAGAAACCATGCGGTTACACCCTCCTCTTCCTATGCTGCTACCAAGAAAAGCAAGAGAAGATACCAAGTTCATGGGCTACAATATACCCAAGGACACAACGTTGATTGTGAATGCATGGGCTATCCATAGGGACCCTGATTCATGGGATGATCCATTATCTTTTAAGCCAGAGAGGTTCCTGAACTCGAGCATCGATCACAAAGGGCAACACTATGAGATGATTCCATTTGGTTCCGGCAGAAGATCCTGTGTTGGCATGTTGATGGGAGAGAGAATGGTTAGCCTCACTTTAGCCAGGCTGATACAGTCTTTTGATTGGGAGCTCCCTGCAAATATCTCCCCAGAAACTCTCGATATGAGGGAGATGACAGGGCTTTCTCTTCGCATGATCACACCTCTGAAAGCAGTTCCAAGAGAAAGAGGAGCCTAA
- the LOC131003254 gene encoding protein PSK SIMULATOR 3-like, translating into MVRETAADTWFGNIWKNSRKSISWEPERPVVGILAFEISRLMSKVVSIWQSLADGRVARLREEIANSVGIQKLVSEDVDYLMDLVLAEIVENLRSVAKSVIMFGKKCTDSAYHNLERIFDDVVEINPKWYGWQFKLKKMEKKVKKMERFVAATEQLFQELEVLVELEQNLRRMRAGADSGGVKLLEYQQKVVWQRQEVKNLREMSPWVRTYDYIVRLLLRSILTIVERIKTVYGTKQSGNVEGCIDYEHINSDCLVRSNSIAIVRQVPVYASQSNSSRFAVPLGRSFSNLGLGGDKSKSKNIRTHRRSESSLFSGKQHPVKARIFAPAGLTGCMTRGSESPVVDSCTPSCGSSGRPYDVSLKQAIEVKNIREVPVTYGGITSTKFSIFNSKRHLLDASASTLGYAALALHYANVIILIEKLASALHLISLDARDDLYYMLPASIKSCLRAKLKTFSRTSASCFYDAAFAAQWSLAITTILDWLSPLAHNMVRWQSERNFERQRLVCGLNIHLVQTLYFANQGETEAAIVELLMGLNYLSRFGRVSLKPFQESSCSQAYDGYVLPSDNMYYKIIDDSS; encoded by the coding sequence ATGGTCAGAGAAACGGCTGCAGATACGTGGTTTGGTAATATATGGAAGAATTCGCGTAAAAGCATCTCATGGGAGCCTGAGAGACCAGTGGTTGGGATTTTGGCTTTTGAAATATCAAGGTTGATGTCGAAGGTGGTTAGTATATGGCAGAGTCTCGCTGATGGACGAGTAGCGAGGTTACGAGAAGAAATTGCAAACTCAGTTGGCATACAGAAGCTTGTTTCTGAAGATGTAGACTATCTTATGGATCTTGTTCTTGCCGAGATAGTTGAGAATTTGAGAAGTGTGGCCAAGTCGGTGATTATGTTTGGAAAGAAGTGCACAGACTCGGCATACCACAACCTGGAAAGAATTTTTGATGATGTAGTTGAGATTAATCCAAAATGGTATGGTTGGCAATTTAAGCTCAAGAAGATGGAGaagaaagtgaagaaaatgGAAAGGTTTGTCGCGGCAACAGAGCAGCTATTTCAAGAGCTTGAAGTGTTAGTGGAGCTTGAGCAGAATCTGAGGCGTATGCGAGCTGGTGCAGATTCAGGTGGGGTAAAATTGCTCGAGTACCAGCAGAAGGTAGTGTGGCAACGCCAGGAAGTGAAGAATCTTAGGGAGATGTCTCCTTGGGTTAGAACATATGATTACATTGTACGGCTTCTTTTGAGATCTATTCTCACCATTGTTGAGAGGATCAAAACTGTTTACGGGACTAAACAGAGTGGAAATGTTGAAGGTTGCATTGATTACGAGCATATAAACAGTGATTGCCTTGTTCGTAGTAATTCCATTGCCATTGTGCGGCAAGTGCCAGTTTATGCTTCACAATCCAATTCCTCTAGATTTGCAGTTCCTTTAGGGAGGTCGTTTTCAAATTTGGGCCTTGGAGGCGACAAGAGTAAGTCAAAAAACATAAGAACCCATCGTCGGTCTGAATCGTCTCTTTTCTCTGGGAAACAACATCCAGTGAAAGCTCGAATATTTGCTCCTGCTGGATTAACAGGATGCATGACTCGGGGAAGTGAATCTCCTGTTGTAGATAGCTGCACACCTTCATGTGGTAGCTCAGGCAGGCCATATGATGTTTCTCTAAAACAAGCAATTGAAGTGAAAAATATCAGAGAAGTTCCAGTCACGTATGGTGGCATAACCTCTACAAAATTTTCTATCTTTAATTCGAAACGGCATCTGTTGGATGCTTCTGCATCTACTCTTGGTTATGCTGCATTAGCCCTGCACTATGCCAATGTCATCATATTGATTGAAAAGTTAGCTTCCGCGCTTCACTTAATTAGCCTTGATGCAAGAGATGATCTTTACTATATGTTGCCTGCATCTATCAAAAGCTGTCTCAGGGCAAAGCTGAAGACATTTTCAAGAACTTCAGCTTCATGTTTCTACGATGCTGCTTTTGCAGCTCAGTGGAGCTTAGCAATTACAACAATATTGGACTGGCTGTCTCCACTTGCTCATAACATGGTAAGATGGCAATCTGAGCGGAACTTTGAGAGGCAGAGATTGGTGTGTGGGTTGAATATTCATCTTGTCCAGACCCTTTACTTTGCAAATCAAGGGGAGACTGAGGCAGCAATTGTAGAACTCCTGATGGGCTTAAATTACCTCTCTAGATTTGGAAGAGTTAGTCTGAAACCATTCCAAGAGTCTTCGTGCAGTCAGGCATATGATGGTTATGTACTTCCCAGTGATAACATGTACTACAAGATTATTGACGATTCATCATGA